A single genomic interval of Labrus bergylta chromosome 18, fLabBer1.1, whole genome shotgun sequence harbors:
- the LOC109989098 gene encoding Krueppel-like factor 11, which yields MPSRKFTEMDSNGSEYIDHCGSYAKRRRHDNNQTVCNITSNLEYTDLEAAEALVCMSSWGQGHFISSNRPNPCKPRPLTPASDSCDSLLPPELPEPPKDFVSLSSLCMTPPHSPSFVETSTSSSGPAVASQHCLSGLHQPVLAPIPEKTPYLPPLPQPCRAMATSVIRHTADSTPCQHRIPVAPNPEKTRDTVTAATLCQKRQQQQQQQQQQHITKTETNTPPSPPAPLTPVLKIEQQTSPSKNSLDNASTPTFFNTQPQNNPHTPATMFPSSVTSSQIICQMFPVTSQSGIISAFIPGAVQTSSTGIRTATTPILPQPASANASSVQQSLIVGSAVPQGTMMLVLPQSSVSQAPHCTQTVMTLGNTKLLPLAPAPVYVPAGPSGGTTATKMDFSRRRNYVCNFPGCRKTYFKSSHLKAHLRTHTGEKPFSCSWDGCDKRFARSDELSRHRRTHTGEKKFVCPVCERRFMRSDHLTKHARRHMTTKKVPSWQADVRSLNKMAPGKPPSSKPGLATLSMLVPASSK from the exons agtgAGTACATCGATCATTGTGGCTCTTATGCAAAGAGAAGGAGGCATGACAATAATCAGACGGTCTGCAATATAACCTCTAACCTGGAGTACACAGACCTTGAGGCAGCTGAAGCGTTGGTGTGCATGAGTTCTTGGGGCCAGGGTCACTTTATAAGCAGCAACAGGCCGAACCCCTGCAAGCCGCGACCCCTCACCCCAGCCTCGGACTCTTGCGACTCCCTGTTGCCACCAGAACTTCCAGAGCCACCGAAGGATTTCGTGTCCCTCTCGTCCCTG TGTATGACCCCCCCTCACAGCCCAAGCTTTGTTGAGACTTCAACATCCAGCTCCGGCCCGGCTGTGGCCTCGCAACACTGTTTGTCCGGGCTCCATCAACCTGTCCTGGCACCCATTCCTGAGAAGACCCCCTACCTCCCCCCTCTACCCCAGCCCTGCAGAGCCATGGCGACCAGCGTCATCCGCCACACTGCAGACAGCACCCCCTGCCAACACCGCATTCCTGTTGCCCCCAACCCAGAGAAAACAAGAGACACAGTAACTGCTGCGACACTCTGCCAGAagcgacagcagcagcagcagcagcagcagcagcaacacatcACAAAGACTGAGACTAACacacctccatctcctcctgctcctctcacACCTGTCTTAAAAATAGAGCAGCAAACTAGTCCCTCAAAAAACAGTTTGGACAATGCCTCCACCCCCACTTTTTTCAATACCCAACCACAAAACAACCCACACACTCCCGCAACCATGTTCCCGTCTTCAGTCACCAGCTCTCAAATCATCTGCCAGATGTTCCCTGTCACCAGCCAATCGGGGATAATCTCAGCGTTCATCCCTGGTGCAGTTCAGACATCCAGTACAGGTATTCGAACAGCCACCACACCAATCCTCCCGCAGCCCGCCTCAGCCAACGCCTCCTCTGTCCAGCAGTCTCTCATTGTGGGCTCAGCAGTCCCTCAGGGCACCATGATGCTGGTTCTCCCACAATCCTCTGTCTCTCAGGCCCCTCACTGCACTCAGACTGTTATGACGCTGGGCAACACCAAGCTACTACCTCTGGCTCCAGCCCCTGTGTATGTGCCAGCGGGGCCCAGTGGAGGTACGACAGCCACAAAGATGGACTTCTCCCGCAGGAGAAACTACGTGTGCAACTTCCCAGGCTGCAGGAAGACTTACTTCAAGAGCTCACATCTCAAGGCTCATCTAaggacacacacag GTGAGAAACCTTTCAGCTGCAGTTGGGACGGCTGTGATAAGAGGTTCGCTCGCTCCGACGAGCTGTCCCGTCACCGGCGAACACACACCGGCGAGAAGAAATTTGTGTGTCCCGTGTGCGAGCGGCGGTTCATGCGGAGCGATCACCTCACCAAACACGCCCGCCGCCACATGACAACGAAGAAAGTTCCCTCCTGGCAGGCTGATGTTCGGAGCCTGAACAAAATGGCCCCTGGCAAACCACCTTCCTCCAAACCTGGCCTTGCCACGCTAAGCATGCTGGTGCCTGCCAGCTCAAAGTAG
- the LOC109989083 gene encoding protein kintoun — MEVGDKLKELNMTVDEIDTMAKAFKDKKFREMLRDYAEELADPENRKMYEEEIKLLEQERGNTVEFIHPEPFRAIRTSLNGKQKCFINICGSDKVGKPECKVGTSPGGRRGQCWSLPHSLHPGRENTDAEEKKIMTYDVVFHPDTLHIASKNKRFMDMVESTAIEGIQNTFKVTLDKNNVREMTKIKYKGTPQPCVVRKPTPGHQRKEASEKPDPLAFPYPDEKRTASSLASLTDSHITNETKSKRFQMQPQKTKEPTKPNYTVKYRSFIDLQDFRNSRDSAQSPRPKEIVVTIDMPLLKAVTDASLEVTEKQLLLESKEPAYRLELPLAYPVDEDKGEAKFNKQKGQLTVTLPVLPSDEAFEFTLGLHQSSVGEQEEESEVEKEREVQKSEEDEQGDEGKVKEDLIKEFDESKDGENLQNMQQHKCNNKLGEDGCDTDSEERGSKVEKEDKWEEKEREVQKGDREEQRSAEGKVEEERDTTKEVEEEKMEFNESEDRKNLQKMERHEKKFGCDTESEEKDSGVTSFQGITVNHCMDISSEKGENPHFASPITENKTVLITAYHSNLRVKEEEVDPESTLKMKTSEIPVETELDEETTEGNQKDETDAAIVQHSSCDRSQAAVVSSIAAHRHNIKDDCISQKTEKSSKMLATQEANGSGKGVSLSEGLSTSSVQQEEKMIIDEDDLPTEEIFPKAEHKVSEPPPVLLRETDEHGNEKVISDHSTSAGFFFENSLMFELD, encoded by the exons atggaGGTTGGAGACAAGCTAAAAGAACTCAACATGACGGTGGACGAAATCGACACGATGGCAAAGGCTTTCAAGGACAAAAAGTTTAGGGAAATGCTGCGCGACTACGCCGAAGAATTAGCAGATCCTGAGAACAGGAAAATGTACGAAGAGGAAATCAAACTTCTGGAACAGGAGAGAGGAAACACGGTTGAATTTATCCACCCGGAACCTTTTAGAGCCATCAGGACGAGTTTGAACGGCAAGCAGAAGTGTTTTATTAACATTTGTGGCAGTGATAAAGTAGGCAAACCCGAGTGTAAAGTCGGGACGTCGCCGGGTGGCCGCAGAGGTCAGTGCTGGTCCTTACCTCACAGTCTGCACCCAGGGAGAGAAAACACTGATGCAGAAGAGAAAAAGATCATGACTTATGACGTCGTTTTCCACCCTGACACTCTCCACATTGcgagcaaaaacaaaagattcatGGATATGGTGGAAAGCACGGCCATTGAAGGAATCCAGAACACTTTTAAAGTGACTCTGGATAAAAACAACGTGAGGGAGATGACGAAGATAAAATACAAAGGTACACCGCAGCCTTGTGTTGTTAGAAAACCCACACCTGGACATCAAAGGAAGGAGGCCTCAGAGAAGCCAGACCCTCTTGCATTCCCATACCCAGATGAAAAAAGAACTGCATCTTCACTGGCAAGTCTGACAGATTCACACATTACAAATGAGACTAAATCTAAACGCTTCCAGATGCAGCCTCAGAAAACCAAGGAGCCAACCAAGCCAAACTACACAGTAAAATACAGATCTTTTATTGACCTGCAGGACTTCAGGAATTCAAGAGACTCAGCCCAAAGCCCCAGGCCCAAGGAGATAGTGGTTACCATTGATATGCCACTTTTGAAGGCGGTCACAGACGCTAGTCTTGAGGTAACAGAGAAACAGCTGCTTCTTGAGTCCAAGGAACCAGCCTACAGACTGGAGCTGCCTTTAGCCTATCCCGTGGATGAAGATAAAGGAGAGGCCAAATTCAACAAGCAGAAGGGACAGCTGACAGTCACACTGCCTGTTCTGCCTTCTGATGAGGCTTTCGAATTCACTCTAGGGCTGCATCAGAGTAGTGTTggtgagcaggaggaggaaagtgAAGTGGAAAAGGAGAGGGAAGTTCAGAAAAGTGAGGAAGATGAGCAAGGAGATGAGGGGAAAGTAAAGGAAGATCTGATTAAGGAATTTGATGAGAGCAAAGATGGGGAAAACCTACAAAACATGCAGCAACATAAATGCAACAATAAATTAGGTGAAGATGGATGTGACACAGATTCCGAGGAAAGGGGAAGCAAGGTGGAAAAGGAGGATAAAtgggaggaaaaggagagggaAGTCCAGAAaggtgacagagaggagcaaAGAAGTGCGGAAGGGAAAGtagaggaagaaagagacacaacgaaggaggtagaggaggaaaaGATGGAGTTTAATGAGAGCGAAGATCGGAAAAACTTACAAAAAATGGAGCGACATGAAAAGAAATTCGGATGTGATACAGAATCAGAGGAAAAGGATTCTGGTGTAACAAGCTTTCAGGGCATTACTGTCAATCATTGCATGGACATTTCTtctgaaaaaggagaaaatccACATTTTGCTTCTCCCATAACAGAAAACAAGACAGTGTTAATCACCGCTTATCATTCAAATCTCAGAGTAAAAGAGGAAGAAGTAGATCCAGAGTCAACACTCAAAATGAAGACTTCAGAAATCCCAGTGGAGACTGAACTGGATGAGGAGACTACAGAAGGAAACCAGAAG GACGAAACAGATGCTGCAATTGTACAGCACAGCTCCTGTGATAGATCTCAGGCTGCTGTTGTATCTTCAATCGCGGCTCACAGGCACAACATAAAGGATGACTGCATTTCCCAGAAGACTGAGAAGTCCAGCAAAATGCTTGCAACACAGGAAGCCAACGGGTCTGGCAAAGGGGTCAGCCTCTCTGAAGGACTTTCCACAAGTTcagtgcagcaggaggagaaaatgaTAATCGACGAGGATGACCTCCCAACAGAGGAAATCTTCCCTAAAGCAGAGCACAAGGTCAGCGAGCCGCCGCCTGTGTTACTGCGGGAGACCGATGAGCATGGAAATGAAAAGGTCATCAGTGATCATTCAACGTCTGCTGGGTTCTTCTTTGaaaactctctgatgtttgagCTGGACTGA